A region of the Candidatus Methylomirabilis oxygeniifera genome:
GCGGCATCTGCCCCTCTGCTATGGGATATCACAACCAGGGTCTCGACTCCTACGATCCGCGCTCAGAGATCTTCTTCATGGGCGTCAATCACATCTGCATGGACTGGGAGCCGTTCATGCTTCCATATCGGGCAGGGCAGTTCTTCGTCGGCGCGACGCTGAGCATGTACCCCGGGCCTAAGGGGTATCTGGGGGAGGTCAAGGCCTATGATGTCAAGACCAACTCCATGAAGTGGGAGAAGGCTGAGAAGTTCTCCGTCTGGGGCGGCACCATGGCCACCGCCGGCAATCTCGTCTTCTACGGCACGCTTGACGGGTGGTTTAAGGCGCTCGATTCCGGTAGCGGTGAGGAGCTGTGGAAATTCAAGTTGCCCTCCGGTGTTATCGGCCATCCGATCACGTATGAGCACAACGGTAAGCAGTATGTCGCCATCTTGTATGGGGTTGGCGGCTGGCCTGGCGTCGGGCTTGTCTTTGACCTGAATGACCCCACCGCCGGCCTCGGCTCAGTCGGCGCCTTCAAGGAGTTGGCAAAATACACCAAGATGGGCGGTGGACTCATGGTCTTTGCGCTTCCAGAGGGTCGTTGATGAGGCGAGGATTAGCGCTCCTATTCGCGACCATTACGGTCGGCCCTGCGGGTTGGCTCGCCTCATCGCCGCCCGCAGGGGCCGATCAAACGACCGCGATCTCGGCGCCGCTCAAGGTCTGCTCCGCGGCTGATGAGCTGCCCTACTCCAACGAGAAGCTCGAGGGGTTTGAGAACCGGATCGCAGTCGTCATCGGGGAGGAGTTGCGACGTCCTATCGAGCATGTCTGGTGGAAGGATCCGCGGTTTTACATCCGTGATCTGCTCGAAGCTGGCGCCTGTGACATCACTATAGGGATCGATGCGGGAAATCCACGAGTATTGAGCAGTCAGCCGTACTACCGCTCCGGCTATGTTTTCATCTACCGCAAGGACAAAGGGATATCGATCTCCGACTGGAACAGCCCAATCCTGAAGACCGCCACCATTGCGGTTGTTCCCGGAACCCCAGCAGAAACGATGTTGAAGCAGATCGATCGATATTACGAGCTTTTTAACTACCTGATGTCCCTTGTCGACTACAAATCACGGCGTAACCAGTATGTGAAGTACGATCCTGCCCGGCTCGTACAGGAGGTCATCTCGGGACGAGCCGATGTGGCGGTCCTCTGGGGCCCTTCGGCCGCCAGGTATGTCAGGCAGTCCTCTATCCCGCTCGAGATGGTAATGATTCCTGATCGTGCGACCAGAACCGATGGTGAGCCGGTTCCTCATCATTATGATACATCGCTCGGCGTCAGAAAGGAGGATCAGGGGTTGCTCAACCAACTGAATGACGCCCTTGTTCGGCGCCGTGGCGAGATTGAGACGATCCTCAAGGCAGAAGGGATTCCGGCGTTGCCGCTGACGTCGAATCGCCTTACCGCCGCCGAGGGAGGAGTAGCGCAACGATGAGCCGCCTGATTTCGTCAGCTGTCTCGCGCATTCTCGTCGCGCTGATTCTGTTCAGCCTGACGGGGTGTTCAGGGACGACGGCCGTGGCTGTGGCAGAGCCGCCGATCATGCGAAACAATATTACCGGCGAGCCGCTCGAGTTCTCGGGACTCAATGAGACTGAGACACCGGCGGTCAAACAATTCAAAGCCACCGGCAAGAATCCGTATAACACTGATCGTGAGGCCATCGCTAAGGGGGGCGCGGTATACCTGACCGCCTGCTCGGCCTGCCACGGTCACCATGCGGAGGGCAAAATTGCACCCGCTCTTATTGACGATTATTGGACCTACCCGATGAATACGACCGATATCGGGCTCTTTTCGAGTACCTACGCCGGGCTTCAAGGAATGATGGGTCCGTCCAAGGGGCGCCTGACACAGGATGAGATCCTTCAACTCATGGCCTGGATCAGGAGTAACTATAAAGGAGACCCAGCAAAGGCGGAATGGAACCATTGAGGCCACACAACAACCCTTATCATAGGAGAACTTTCATGGCAGCACAACGAATCGGTTTGCGTCTTTCGATCGGGCTCAGCCTTTTGGCCGCTGCATCATCGGCTGTTGCCTACGATGGGACAAAATGCAAAGAGCCCGGAGCATGCTGGGAGCCCAAGCCGGGCTATCCGGCGAGGGTTGCCGGAAGCAAGTATGATC
Encoded here:
- a CDS encoding Conserved hypothetical protein; putative mxaJ (mxaJ1), involved in methanol dehydrogenase (Evidence 4 : Homologs of previously reported genes of unknown function), which produces MMRRGLALLFATITVGPAGWLASSPPAGADQTTAISAPLKVCSAADELPYSNEKLEGFENRIAVVIGEELRRPIEHVWWKDPRFYIRDLLEAGACDITIGIDAGNPRVLSSQPYYRSGYVFIYRKDKGISISDWNSPILKTATIAVVPGTPAETMLKQIDRYYELFNYLMSLVDYKSRRNQYVKYDPARLVQEVISGRADVAVLWGPSAARYVRQSSIPLEMVMIPDRATRTDGEPVPHHYDTSLGVRKEDQGLLNQLNDALVRRRGEIETILKAEGIPALPLTSNRLTAAEGGVAQR
- the mxaG gene encoding mxaG (Cytochrome c1 precursor) involved in Methanol dehydrogenase (mxaG1) (Evidence 2a : Function of homologous gene experimentally demonstrated in an other organism; Product type e : enzyme), producing MSRLISSAVSRILVALILFSLTGCSGTTAVAVAEPPIMRNNITGEPLEFSGLNETETPAVKQFKATGKNPYNTDREAIAKGGAVYLTACSACHGHHAEGKIAPALIDDYWTYPMNTTDIGLFSSTYAGLQGMMGPSKGRLTQDEILQLMAWIRSNYKGDPAKAEWNH
- the mxaI gene encoding Methanol dehydrogenase, small subunit (mxaI) (Evidence 2a : Function of homologous gene experimentally demonstrated in an other organism; Product type e : enzyme), with the protein product MAAQRIGLRLSIGLSLLAAASSAVAYDGTKCKEPGACWEPKPGYPARVAGSKYDPKHDPKEVAKQELAHKAMDERNEKRWKHFQETGVWKYDVK